The genomic stretch TGAGAAGTCATGGATTGGGTTGGTTCAGTATAATTAAGGAACATTTTAAAACTAATTAACACTTAGTCCTGTACAAGGACCGATCGAAGACAGTATATTATTCCTTTCAATAGAGATAATACAATATTATTCGCTACTCTTCGATGAACTTTTTTGTGGTCTTTCAAGCATAGACCTGGTTCTAGGCCCGGGCTGATGAGCGGGCCTGTAGCCTGGGACCCAAGGGTCGCATCATAGAGCCTTCGAATATCAAGTATGGTGGGGCGGTGGGATGATTTATTGCTACTAAGTGCATTATTTTAACTACTCTGATTTTAAGGTACTTTTCAAAAGGTAAGCCTCAAGTTCCCTATCCTCCTCCGCCCTACAACTCTCCGGCGTCGGACCTCCTCATAACCTCCACCATTCCATCGTAGAGCATGCTGTTGACGTCATTCCCCCAAATGAAATCGACGTGATTGAACTTCTCGTAGGGAATCAGCTCGTCGTGGACCACATTGGGCAGGAGGTCGCGCAGTCGCTCCACATCGCGGACCGCGGTAAGGAGATCGTTCTTGCTGTAGTACAGGGCCACCTTGCAGTCGACATTGGCCAGGTTGTACTCTGGCGGGGTGTCGGAGCCGTGGCGGCGACGGTTCTCCGCAGCGCTGAAGTAGTCGTACTTGTAGAAGCCACCGCTGCGCACCAGCTGGGTGTAGTGTCCCAGGGACTTGAACGAGGAGCCAGCGACGTGTCGCACAAATAGCGGCACGAGGGTGGCATTCAATTGCTGGGCATCGACGCCCATCAACTGCAAAAGGAAGTAGCTGCAGGTGTTCCTGAAGGCGAAGCTACAGATCTGATAGAACAGTCTCTGCCACACTTCGCCCTCCGGCGGAAAATCGTATATTCCCAGGGTTCTGGCGTAGAACTGAAAAATAAAGGATGGATATGAAAACTAGTAAATGTAGATAGCTTGTACTCGTACAGTCAGAGGTCGGATGTACTTCGAAGCCAACAGGACAAAGGGCGACTCAATGTAATCACAGAATACCACCGGCGCCAGAGCCTGCATCAGTTTGATCTTCTTCATGTAGCCGGGTCGCTCACTGCCCATTACCATGAAGGACGTGGTCCCCTGCGAGTGGCCAATGTAGTGGAGCTGCTGGAACCCCTTGGTCATGGCCAGAACATAGTCTATCGCGGCCGGCAGGTCGTACAGGCCGACCTCGTGGAAGGAGAAGTCCCAAAACTGGGGCATTTGCCGCTGGTAGCGCTTGTGCTTCCTCGAGTAGCGATTGCCCCGCGTGTTGAGCAGCCAAATGTCGTAGCCGAGATTACTTAGCCTGTAGGCCAGCGATTTCTTGGGTCCCAGAACGAGGTACCCAACGGAACTGTCCTCCAGGCCATGGACCATCAGCACGGGCTGCGCCCCCGGCTTCGGTATGCGATGAGCTGTGAGCACAAAGCCATCCTTGGTCGTTATTTTGTGGACCTCCGCCTTATAGCCATACTTCCTGATCAGATCTGGCTGGAGAGGAATCATCATTAGTCAGCATTAGTGATGATGTCTCCTTTCTTACCGCCGGCAAATTAGCATCCTCTATAATAGATCTATCGTATTTGATAATATCCGAAGTCACAGTATCTAGGTGCAAGCAAAGCCAGATCACAGACCCGAACAATAGCATTAGATTCTTTCTTCTAGTCATTTTATTCGTTGCCCTGTTTCCCCGATGCTTCTATGGTATCTCCAACCTTCAgttaatgcaattttccacATGCACTGTCAATGCTAGAGAGACAGCCCGAATGCTAGACTGTTTGCTAGACCATAATTAATTGGCCAATCAAGATCTATTTCTATTAAAGCAGATGCATGTAAACAGATGTTCAAATTGCACTCGAACTTGAATTTGAGAACGAATTTGTTCCACTTGAATTATTTATTGCTATTTGAATATATtacttttaaaatatttcgGTTTATGTGAAAGTTTAATGTAAATTGTACTTTAttcattatatttatttgcggGTCTTCAATATCCCTTGCTACATCCTGTTCACATGTCCGGTGTATTCCTTTAAAACGAGTCGTAATGTTTTTCGAATCAGAACTATTCCCGCTGCGCGATCGACTGCCACTGAGCACTGGCATCCAGTCGGATGCCTTATTTGATGGCTAATTTCAGCTGGCGAGGCTTATTAAGTCGCTCCCCTCCTTGACCCGCTCGCATTGCCGACTACTCACGAGAATCAGGGCAATTAATATGCATAATATTGTAAACTCTCATTGTTTATAATGTATTAAACGAGTTTTTATTGGCGCCCAATGGTAGCTGCAAGTGGCAGTAGAACAAGTTAACAGTCGGATAAGGTCGGGCGAAATTGACGTGAAAGCTGGAAAACCCAAACCAACTAGCAAATCACACATAATTGAAAAAATCTGACACTAATCAAAATTGATAGGATTTGCAATTGAATCTGCCACTAACAAGGAAATTAAGTTATTACCCTGTTGCTCTGGAGGGTGATCCATTTTCAATGAGAATTCTCAGATTGACATACCTTTTTCTCAGAAAAGTGTTGCATGGCAGTTTCTAGGTCACTTGAAGTAAGGCAACCCTCCCAATTAACAATTGGGAGCAATTAACTGTTCCTCGGTTTTCTTAAGCGAAAATACAAATTCCTATTAAACAGCACCTGCCTAAAacaaagttttaaaataaagTCGCGAAACAAGGAATTCCCGAAGCAGCAAAATCGATATCATCCAAAGGTCCTTTGAACTGTCACTGGCACACGGAGGAATATCCAAAGCGAAATCGCACCACAGCAGAAAAAACTTTGTGAGCCGTGGCAAGGGCCGTGGCTCTACTtctatacccgatactcagtctgCTCGTGTGCTGATGTCTCGCTCACCTCCGGCAGATCACGCACACTGCACGACGAAGAGTGTATgatagagagaaaaaaagagagagagagaccgagaatgagaatgagtaagcgcgtggaaagctttgcgtagccactgcaaattcaTTCGTTCCTTCTGGCTATGATAATAATATATAGTAGGATACCAAATTTGATTTCTCTAGCTCATACAGTCTCAGAGAACTAGGCGATTATCCCTCGGTGCTCGtcttttgatgctgatcaagaatatatatactttatggtgTTGGAAATGCTTTCGTCTGGGTATTACACACATCCAGATCcatcaaaaaacaaatatattcgTTAGGGGGGGTTTCAAAAAAGGCTACGACATCGAAATTGTCTTGACACAATGGTAACTGTAGGTGCAGCTTTATATAGTAAAAATATATAGTAAACAATTGTTCAGAATTAACACTCTGCAattaaaaagtgttttaaatttatttaatattatttttgttgattcTTGATCTTCGtatattaatacatatttgtatgcatgtatgtatgtatgtctgtttGTAAGTATTCAACAGTAAAGTAAACTAAATCCAAATAAATACCTAACTATCGCTGACACCTCTGACCCGCTTTATACTGTAAGTTCTTAAACTAAAATAATATATAGATAGCTTATACTAGGCTCCATCGTTCCCCCTTCATATAACGGAGTTCTCCTGATTTCGCATGTTCTCCAGCATGCGATCCCAGAGTAATTCCTTCCCATTGATGGCCCATATGAAGTCCAGGTGGTTGAACTCCGGATCGTCGACCAGGTACTTTGTCACGACATTTGGAAGCCTCTTATCCAGCATTTCCACATCCTCGGGAGGCGCCAGCCAGTCGTTCTTTCCGTAGTATAGCGCCACCTTGGCCCGGACATTCTCCAGCTTGTATGAGGGGGGATCCAAGGTGCCGTAGCGCCAATGGTTCCTCAGCCATCCATAGTCAAACTGTCTGAAGGCCCCGGACCTTTTCAACTGGCCaaagtgttgcatttgcttggTAGAAGCCCCGGCCGGAGAGTGGCCCACAATCACCGGGAGCATCGTCTCGTTTAGTTGCAGCTTATCGAAGCCAGTGGTCAGAAAGATCACGTTCGAGCAGATCTCCTTGGTGATGGTTGTCTCGTCGCAAATGATCCGATTGAACATGCTGATAAACTCGTTCTTGGGCAGAAACTCATGGACGCCGATTAGCTTAAGGACCACCTGAAAGAAAAAGTCGAAAAGTGAGTTTACTGAAGAAGAATGTTGAAGAGAGATGTGGATGGGAAGAAAAGAAATGTTTAAGCCTGGAAAGATGTGTGAAAAAGATTCTTTATGCTAATCTTGTTTGTAATAATGATCTAAAAACATTTTCCCAAGCAAAAACTAGATCTTTTTCGATGGAAATCGTAGGattaggaataggaataggaacgGGGTAACTTACGCTCACCGATAAATGCCATTCGGCCAAGAAATTGACGACAGGACTCCGGCAATGCTTCAGGAAGGCCACTGGCGCCAGGGCCTGCATAAAGAAGATCTTCTCCATGTACTCGGGTCTCTCACTGGCCATGATCCAGAACACTACGGAGCCCTGGGAGTGGCCAATGTAGTGCAGCTGACTGAACCCCGTGTTGTTGAGCACAAAGTCGATTGTGCTCGGTATGTCGTGCTTGCCCATCTCGTGGAACGTAAAGTCCCAGAACTTGGCATGGCGCGTACTGTACTTGACGTGGTTCCTGGAGTATGTGTTGCCGCGTACGTTGGCCATCCAAACATCGTAGCCCTGCTCGTAGAGCAAGTATCCTGTGGGGGTTCGGGGGAGAAAGGCTCAATCAGAACGGGTTGTTCGATGGAGAAAACTCTTGCCACTTACCCAATCCTTTGTTGGGTCCCATCATCACCCAAGTGGCCGAACTGTCTAGCAGGCCATGCACAAGGAGCACGGGCATTCCTCCAGGACGGGCGATCCTGTGAAGACCGAGTATGTAGCCATCGTCCGTCTCCACGGTATGATTCTCGGCAGGGTAGccatatttttgtagcagatGAATCTGAAAAATGGCAAAGGTTCATATGATGATTTTTAAAATATCTAATGATGATAAAACATCGCAGACTGACTCCAtttgaaatgcatttgcagGTCGGCGCTCCAAGTCGGAAGAATCTTACTCTTTGTCATGTAATAAAATATGACCTCACCTTTCGACTATTAAAGTaagtcaaaataaaaaaaatcaattttgttgCGTTGCGTACTTTCGACTTGAACATTTTACAATACTCAAATCTATGCGGTCATAACACCAGGTAATGCCGGTTTATAATAAACACCTTCGACGAAAATACAATGATGattaaaccaaacaaaaaacaggcGCAAATCGAACTGCTCAAAAGATTATTTAGCTTCTGTTCAACatttgtttgggtttgggttgggGTTTGGTCATGGCTTACCGTGTCCAAGTGCGAATCTTCCAATATATTGGGATCCACATCGCTCTCTATCCGCAGGTTACTGTCCGCGACTATGGAGCGCCCCAGCCAGCTGGGGGACTTGAATTGGACGTTGAAGAGGGTGACATTGCCCAGCACCATTGCCAGACCGGCGCTGATCTCCGGCTGGACCAGGCACAGGCATAGGGCGCCGATGAGCAGACTCGCCGACGATGATAATGAcatctctgtatctgtctctgtATATActctatatactatataggtTGTGTTCTCCCTCTCGTTGGGGGGTTAGGATCTCTGGGGTCTGTTAGCTGCGTTCGGCTCGAGTCACAAGTGTCGACTGACGGCAGTTTCAATTTGCAACCGACAAAGAAACTTTCTGCGAGAGAGAAATTCGACTCTATTGTATGTCTGTGTGCAGCAGGGTCCGGGCATGTACTAGCACTTGTTGGTGTACAATactttcaattaattttgaatcaccaaaacagaaatattgGTCAGGCACGGCGATAACCCCGGTTGGCCGCTTTCATCACTTGCTGATAAGCCGCGCCAAAGAGTCCGGCTTGAATCGATCTTGACTTTGACTCCGCTTACGCACGAGACGCCAATCCGTCCCTCAACAACAACTGAAgatgtttttttgtattcgaTGGGGG from Drosophila pseudoobscura strain MV-25-SWS-2005 chromosome 4, UCI_Dpse_MV25, whole genome shotgun sequence encodes the following:
- the LOC4816436 gene encoding lipase 1 isoform X1, which gives rise to MTRRKNLMLLFGSVIWLCLHLDTVTSDIIKYDRSIIEDANLPAPDLIRKYGYKAEVHKITTKDGFVLTAHRIPKPGAQPVLMVHGLEDSSVGYLVLGPKKSLAYRLSNLGYDIWLLNTRGNRYSRKHKRYQRQMPQFWDFSFHEVGLYDLPAAIDYVLAMTKGFQQLHYIGHSQGTTSFMVMGSERPGYMKKIKLMQALAPVVFCDYIESPFVLLASKYIRPLTFYARTLGIYDFPPEGEVWQRLFYQICSFAFRNTCSYFLLQLMGVDAQQLNATLVPLFVRHVAGSSFKSLGHYTQLVRSGGFYKYDYFSAAENRRRHGSDTPPEYNLANVDCKVALYYSKNDLLTAVRDVERLRDLLPNVVHDELIPYEKFNHVDFIWGNDVNSMLYDGMVEVMRRSDAGEL
- the LOC4816673 gene encoding lipase 3-like isoform X1, whose translation is MSLSSSASLLIGALCLCLVQPEISAGLAMVLGNVTLFNVQFKSPSWLGRSIVADSNLRIESDVDPNILEDSHLDTIHLLQKYGYPAENHTVETDDGYILGLHRIARPGGMPVLLVHGLLDSSATWVMMGPNKGLGYLLYEQGYDVWMANVRGNTYSRNHVKYSTRHAKFWDFTFHEMGKHDIPSTIDFVLNNTGFSQLHYIGHSQGSVVFWIMASERPEYMEKIFFMQALAPVAFLKHCRSPVVNFLAEWHLSVSVVLKLIGVHEFLPKNEFISMFNRIICDETTITKEICSNVIFLTTGFDKLQLNETMLPVIVGHSPAGASTKQMQHFGQLKRSGAFRQFDYGWLRNHWRYGTLDPPSYKLENVRAKVALYYGKNDWLAPPEDVEMLDKRLPNVVTKYLVDDPEFNHLDFIWAINGKELLWDRMLENMRNQENSVI
- the LOC4816673 gene encoding lipase 3-like isoform X2, which codes for MSLSSSASLLIGALCLCLVQPEISAGLAMVLGNVTLFNVQFKSPSWLGRSIVADSNLRIESDVDPNILEDSHLDTIHLLQKYGYPAENHTVETDDGYILGLHRIARPGGMPVLLVHGLLDSSATWVMMGPNKGLGYLLYEQGYDVWMANVRGNTYSRNHVKYSTRHAKFWDFTFHEMGKHDIPSTIDFVLNNTGFSQLHYIGHSQGSVVFWIMASERPEYMEKIFFMQALAPVAFLKHCRSPVVNFLAEWHLSVVLKLIGVHEFLPKNEFISMFNRIICDETTITKEICSNVIFLTTGFDKLQLNETMLPVIVGHSPAGASTKQMQHFGQLKRSGAFRQFDYGWLRNHWRYGTLDPPSYKLENVRAKVALYYGKNDWLAPPEDVEMLDKRLPNVVTKYLVDDPEFNHLDFIWAINGKELLWDRMLENMRNQENSVI
- the LOC4816436 gene encoding lipase 1 isoform X2, coding for MVHGLEDSSVGYLVLGPKKSLAYRLSNLGYDIWLLNTRGNRYSRKHKRYQRQMPQFWDFSFHEVGLYDLPAAIDYVLAMTKGFQQLHYIGHSQGTTSFMVMGSERPGYMKKIKLMQALAPVVFCDYIESPFVLLASKYIRPLTFYARTLGIYDFPPEGEVWQRLFYQICSFAFRNTCSYFLLQLMGVDAQQLNATLVPLFVRHVAGSSFKSLGHYTQLVRSGGFYKYDYFSAAENRRRHGSDTPPEYNLANVDCKVALYYSKNDLLTAVRDVERLRDLLPNVVHDELIPYEKFNHVDFIWGNDVNSMLYDGMVEVMRRSDAGEL